From the Hordeum vulgare subsp. vulgare chromosome 1H, MorexV3_pseudomolecules_assembly, whole genome shotgun sequence genome, the window CGCAGTATGCGCTGTGTGGTCTCAACATAGGATACCGCAGATCTGAAAGGCCTCCTCTTGGTGTCGCTGTGACTATTTCTTTTGCATTTGGGGCTGCATTATTCGCTAGTGTGTATAATATTGTCAGTCCTCTTGGGAAGGATTATGATGCAGAACCGAGAGAAGGTGACCCAGAAGCACAAGCTGAGGTCACCTCAACTGAAGGCACCAGGCCAGCAACTTCAGGGAGGTCTCTTGAGAGAAGATACTCTTTTCTTCAAAGCGAAGAGCGCCGTTTCGTGGAGAGCAGGCCTGAGTGGGTCGGCGGACTATCAGATTTCTGGGACAGCATAACCATTGCATACTTGTCAATTTTCTGCAGCTGCTGTGTTTTCGGGTGGAATGTGCAGAGGCTTGGATTCGGCAACATGTATGTCCACATCGCAACATTCCTGCTCTTTTGCCTGGCTCCATTCTTCATCTTCAACCTGGCAGCTGTCAATATCAACAACGAAACCCTGCGCGAAGCGCTGGGGCTCACCGGCATCGCGCTTTGCTTCTTCGGTTTACTGTACGGTGGCTTCtggagaatacagatgaggaagaGGTTCAACCTCCCTGGGAACCCCTTCTGCTGCCGCAACCCCGATGTCACGGACTGTTTCCAGTGGTTGTTCTGCTGCTCATGCTCCCTCGCTCAGGAGGTGAGAACGGCTGATTACTATGACATTGCAGAGGAGAGGTCATACAGAGGGCAAGTAACCGAGGAGAGTCAGCGTGTGATGTCCCCATTGGCTCGTGAAGACGGTCTGCCGCTCTTCAAGTCAACTCCAGCTTCGCCGTACAGGGGCAGCACGGCTGGTCAGTCAATTTTCATCATGGAGAGCCCATCAGCTCCCCGGAGGTCATCCGGTGCAACCCCTCTCGGCTCTTCGCCTGCAAACGGCGACACGGGGATGAAGGCGCCGGCTCCATCTGTCGTGCACAGAGAAGGTGAAGATGAATCATAACATGCGGCGGCCCAACAATTCGCTTATCATGAGGTCAAGAGTCTTGCTCAGTCCATCGTGGAGGTGGACTTGTATATTTGTTGTAAAGAAAATTTACCACGCATCTCTTAATCTGCGgcctagttttcttcttcttggggtgCTAATCGCCCTTCCATGAGAGATGCATCGAGCATTCGGTTCCTGCCCTATTGTGTAATTCTGTAGATTTCTGCAGTGCAAAGTCGCTTTTGGGATGGAACTGCGTGATTGGTCCTTGTATGTTtagccctccgttcctaaatataatatttttttagagatttctaatgaactactccctccgttccaaaataactgtcttaattttgtactagctctaatataaaattgtactaagcttaagatacttattttgggacgaaggaagTATATACAATTAAAATGAATGAACCTACATtttaaagtatgtttatatacatccgtatgtagtgttttagtggaatctttaaaaaaaaattatatttagaaacgaagggagtagtatttGGCTGCAGACGTCATGGCTAACAACTGAACGTGACGCTACTGTCTACGAGTATGTTTTGTTGCGCACAAGGCTAACCATGTCCTCGAAAAAACATACCGTACGTGTGACGAACCCATTTCTTGCTCACCAATCACGGAACCCGACGACCATTTCGCGTCCATCGAACTCCTCCATCCGGCGGGACGCACGCCACGTATGCTTCGTTTGACAGCTTCAGCACGTCGTTCGATCCGTGCCGTTTCGTCATCTGACGCATGTCGACGCGGAGAAGATCGGCACTTCTCCATGCCCTGCTGCCGGGTCAATCGAAAGGCACAATTTAACCTGCATCAGACCGCTATCCTAGTAGAAGAGAGAGGGTGCGGCTCGCTTCACCCTTCACCGGGACTGACGACTGGTTCTTTCTCGCCCTTGTCGATCGGTTCAACCGTTTTGACAGTCTACCTCCAACGTGCAGTGCAGTGCAGAGCAGCCTGCTTCCCCACGGGAGGCAAGCAGCTTCCCAGAAAGTTTTTCACCACCGCCGGCCCGGTGCGTGCGTGAGGCGAGGGCCACGCTGACCGACCGTCCTGCTGGCACGCACCCAGGCTCTGGCTCCTACTGGTTGATTTCCCTCCGACGACCCCTCGTCGCAGGGCTGGGCTGGATCCCCCTCGCGGCCTGGCAGCGTTGATTTTCCATGCAAACGTCTCGTGTCGTGAGGCCACGCATGCATCCACGGTCGGGCTCGGGCTCGGGCTCGAAACGAAAGATTCAAAGCCTCCCGGTCGGGCACGTCAACCAGGCACGCACGTCGGTCGACGATCACGCGTCTATTACCTACTACTACTCGTACTTCGCCTGTGCGTCTTGGAGAGGTTTGTCACGGCTGGCTTCACGGGTCGACGTGGACGGACGCGCCCGACCGTGTGAAACCGCTGCCTTGCAACTTAAGCCTATATAAATGTAAGTATATATGGAGCTCCATAAGGCTTGGATATCCTCAGTGACtgagcaatcggagaagaggtcaaGCAATCCGACCGTCGCTATAGGCTCCACGCACGCCTCACTCCCTCCAGGCCTATGGGCCATTCTGACTTCCCTGCCCGTTGAAAACCCAAATTTTGGGCATATACCCGGCCGGGGTGCGGTTTTGTCAATCTGATCCGCAGAACCAGTCAGTTGATACATTTTTTTTTAATCGGAAGGGGTTTCCCTCTCACTCCATTTTACTGCATAGAGTTATCAGAACATTCAAAAACCTAAAGCATCTACCCTACAGCCAGGGGCCACGAGTACTGATTACTTGTTACAAAAGGCAGCAGTTTAGCAACGCCAACTGTTGAAAATATGAGTGATTTACCATATGATTTTACTAGCAGAAATAGTAGATAAATCATGACTGTTATAGTAATTATAAGACAAGTCGTCGTCGGCCATGTTGTCGAAGAGGTTGTTGACGCCGGGAAAGAAGTCGTCGTCTGAAAAGTGATCGTCGGCGTCTGTGGCGTCCGTGATGAAGAACCCAGTAGTCGCGCAGAGCGCTCCCACAAATCTTGTCACCCTTCTCACAAATAAACGGGGTCTCAGAGGCCCATTGTCCCGACCTGCGGTGCATGCCGCAAGCCGGGATGGGGAGGAACCTAGCAGCATCTCAGAGATTGGAACTTGACGGCGAGAGAAAGATGATGTTCTGATGTGTCTCTCTAAAGAGGAGCGACCTCCCTTTTGTAGGCACAGAAGAAGGAGGCAAAGCAAAAGAGGGAGACGAAACGAACAAGCAACAGCCGAAGAGTGCAACGTTTGTATTTAATCTTTTCAGCTCCCGAGTGACCTTTCATGCGTGGCAAAAAAATTAGACattggctcggctcattcccgcaacccgcatcGTGGCGTGGCGAGGAGGGGTGTGAAATCTATggtacactagtaagcaacttgaacggtggactatgccttgaactgcaagtttctAGAAATCTAGCTTCACACAAATCCTTGACCGATACTAGGCTATCATGGGACTTCCTCGCAGGTAGAGCTTATGTATCATACCCCGAggcctttcatgagtttactgGAGAGCatcctactctcatagattgctaCGTTAACAATCATACTCATATAGGTGTATTCTTTAAAAGATGTTCTGCAGGGCAACATATCTGCTTtaataagccacttagaacacacacacacacacacacacacacacatatatatataaactctattcatcacccagggtgcagaataacAAATAATTACATTCATATTGACCCACTatgtaaaatttggcataaaaaatttaaaaatataggttgtaagacaagaaaatatgcattttatgtatcttttacactatgtttttacgtttgtaattttacgtaacAAAAGTATTTTTTATGATaattatatattttcttacggtctGTTTTTACGTATGGAATAAGAAAAAAAAGtacggaacgtaaaattacgatgcattgatgttaaaatgaagggggtgaagaataactattcctcacccaaggtgacgaatagcgcgaccctatatatatatatatatatatatatatatatatatcaacctATCATGCAGATTaagaaagtattgcatcttcatggaatGGTATTATCAATggtaaggatactttcctctcagttgaccaacaactTGTCTTACACATCTAATTCACGGGTTCTCCGATCACATAGAATAGGTTACCACTTTGAACAACTcatattgtgggtctcatacccatctccttcgatgcattatctatcacattacgtgatagaccatTAATAAAAGGATATGACGgattttagatgtttggatataatccaatgcaataactccagAGTTTCTCATTTTTCTGACATACTTTAACCTTCTCTGAacatgtcttgatgacttcatgttatcctttgaacTACTCACTTTGACGATCACAatttgattgtcgcagttcataagaACACCTGGTACAGGTTTCTCAACAACCGGTAAGTCCTTCAAGAGCTGATGAAGCCAATCTTCTCCGaccgtagctgtatctagtgttgtgagttctacttccattgttgacctcgttaagatggtttgcttgcaagacttccaagaagcAGCGCCACcaccatgagtgaatacatatctgctcgtggcctttatctcatcagaatcagagatccagtttgagTCACTATACCTTTCAAGTACCTTTGGGTACGCAGTGTGGTGAATTCCATAACTCGTAGTCCCCTTCAAATAGCACATAACTCTTTCTAGAGCTTTCCAACGATCATCTCCTAGTTTTGAAACAAACCGGCTCAGCttgctaacagcaaaagagatgtcaggtctcGTAGCGCTGGCTAaatacataagcgagccaattaTCTGAGAGTATTTCAATTGATCTCTAGAAATTCTTTGATTCTTTCAAAGCAACACGGTAGCatcataaggtgttggagagGGCTTGCAATCACTATAACCAAAGAGACTCAAtatcttttccacatagtgagattaaagcaatgtaatcccaccatcATCACTTCTCAATAGCTTGATATTCAAAATAACATGAGCCACTCCTAAACCTTCATCTCGAAACAATGAGATAGGAAATCATTGACCTCCTTAAAAACATTTAGATTTATTCCGAAAAtcaatatgtcatcaacatacaagcaaaggataactccctcgcccccaccatggggATAGTACACGCATTTGTGAGCTTCCTTTACATCAAATCCTGCAACCGttaaagttctttcaaacttctcatgccactgcttaggtgcttgcttaagtccatacaTAGACTTCAACACTTTGCACACCTTTCCTTCGCGACCGTCCACTATAAACCCATATGGTAGTTCATAAAAATTTCCtcgtccaactctccatttaggaaagcagtcttaacatccatttgatgaacgagaagaccatgtgaggcagcTAGTGAAATTAGTACTCaaatagtggtcagtcgagccacaggtgagtaagtatcaaagaagtactcaccttccttttgggtataacccttacCCACGAGCCATGCATTGTACTTTtcaatagtaccatcaggcctaagcttcttcttgaatacgcatttgcatcctataggttggcacccataaggacgaccagttatctcccaagtttcatttgcgaggatggaatccatctcactgcGGACcgcttccttccagtagtcagcatcttcaggtgcatacgcCTCTGAAATAGAACTAGGAGTGTCATCTATCAGATATACAAGAAAATTATCACCAAAAGACTTTGGAGTCCTCAATCTCTTGCTCCTTTTAGGAGTCTCATTATTGTTCTCCACGGGATCTTCAAGATGTTGCGTTGCAATGGTAGGTTCAAAAATTGCAACTACGTCTTGACTCGATGAACTAGGCATCTCCTGATTTTATGAGCTACCCATATCCTTCATggaaagatatcttcgaagaaagtcACATAATTCGACTtcatgattgtaccgacatgcatgtaGGATACCTCAGATTTAACAATCAATATTCTATAACCAATGCTATGGAAAGCATAACCCAGGAAAACACAATCCAAAGTTTTTGGTCCAAGCTTTTGCCTCTTTGGAATTGGTATATTGACTTTTTGCCAAGAAGGCCCTAGTTCGTTGgtaagagagttttaaccttttcttctccCATTCCTCGAATGTAGTTATCTCttttgttctttgtgggaactcgatttaggacatgacatgcagtaaatatcgcctcccccaccatgccttcgAGAGACTCGATGTGTCTAACATGTCATTAACCAAATTAGTTAGAGTACAATTCTTTCTTTCGGCTACCCCATTTGACTCAGGTGAATAGGGATGCGTCatctcatggattataccatgtttccgacaaaaagaatcaaattcatgGGAAAAATACTCTCCATCACGATCAGACCTAAGTCTCTTGATTTTTCTATCAAGTTGGTTTTCCACttcatctttatagatcttgaagaaaTTTAAAGCCTCATCTTTCAATTCTAAAAGATACACAtggcagtatctagtggagtcatcgaTTAATGCCATAAAatgtttctttccacctttagtcaaaacACCATTCATTTCAcaaagatctgaatgtatgagttctagtggTGCAAGTTTTCTTGTTTCTGCAGTTgtatgagacttacgaggttgcttagcttgcacacaaacttgacacttagaccCCTTGACAGTGGTGAAGTTGGGGATTAAGTTTAACTTGGCTAGCCGCGTCAgacaaccaaaattaacatgataGAGACGTGAATGTCCAATATTTAATTCGCtattattgcaaacatgattaacaactttattacAAACATCTCACAAGGGTAGTCCGAACAAGCCTCCTCACTCATAACCtttacatgttggggaacgttgcatgggaaacaaattttttcctacgcacacaaagacctatcatggtgatgtacatctatgagaggagatttggatctacgtacccttgtagatcgcacatcaggaagtgttaagaaatgcggttgatgtagtggaacgtcttcacgtccctcgaacagccccacgaaccgtcccacgaaccgtcccacgatccgttccgatctagtgccgaacggacggcacctccgcgttcagcacacgtacatcttgatgatgatctcggccttcttgatccagcaagcaagacgaagaagtagacgagttctccggcagcgtgacgacgctccggtggtggtgataatATACTCctgcaggactccgcccgagctccgcagaaatccgatctagaggtggaactatgtggtttagggttgagttgcacgtggcaaaagttgtctcaaatcagccgtaaaataccactatatataggagggaggggaaggggcttgccttgagggccaagccctcaaggggtgcgatggcgctagggaggaggtggactcccatcccaattcggtttgggggaaggagtccactccttccttcccacctccccttttttcctttttccttttcttttcttttggtatttctttatgtggcgccatgggccccttgggctgactccaccagcccactagggacttgtggtgccaccctatgaccttgggctcactcccgggtgggtgggcccctcccggtgaactcccgggatgtgatcaaagcgtttgggtgtgtacaagtttttggagaagcttttatttacaagaaagtgagtgggagatctatagcgtttataatattatatgtggatgacatattgccgattggaaacaatatagaatttttggaaagcgtgaagatatatttgaacaagagtttttcaatgaaagatctCGGAGAAGCTggttacatattaggcataaagatctatagggatagatagaGACACATAATTGGACTTTCACGAGGTACATACCGTGATAaggttttgaaaaaagttcaaaatggatcagtccaagaaggggttcttgcctatccAGCATGGTGAgaacttgagtaagactcagtgcccaacgacTACAcatgatagagagaagatgagtgccatcccctatgcttcagccacatgctctattatgtatgcgatgttgtgcacaagaccaaatggcagccttgccataagtatgtccGGAAGGTTTTGCAGTGATCCATGAGTGAAACACTGGACAATGGTAGGGAATACCTTAAGTATATGAAAAGGACTAGggagatgtttcttgtttatggagatgATCAAGAGATCGTCAtaaggggttacgtcgatgctagctttaacacagatccggatgactctaagtctcaaaccggatatgtatttgttATAAATTGTGGAGcaataagctggtgtagttccaagaaaagtgtggtagctgattttacatgtgaaacggagtacatagctacttcaaAAGCAGCGAAggaaggtgtgtggatgaagcagttcatgacatatcttggagttgtgcctagtgcactgGATTCAATGAACCTGTTTTGTCACAACACCGgtcccattgctctagccaaggaaccaaggtttcacaaaaggacTAGTCACATAAAGCGCCGCTTCAATGCCAtttgcgattacatcaaggaggaggacataaacatttgcaaagtacatacgaatctgaatgtttcggatcctttgactaaacctcttccacgagcaaaacatgatcaacacgagaactctatgggtgttagattcattaccatgtaatgctagattattgactctagtgcaagtgggagactgttggaaatttgcgtgagaggcaataataaagtagttattatcatatttactttttcatgaaaatcttttattatccatgatataattatattgattggaaactcaaatacatatgtgggtacatagacaacaaaatgtccctagtatgcctctgctggactagctcattaat encodes:
- the LOC123444809 gene encoding uncharacterized protein LOC123444809 — translated: MVPNGNGNLKAEIQRAESKTSENDPGAAGVNDLSTQGVSKQGNQQSGFLNFMNRFTSGAHFKKLGPSPSVKFRQLALQRDDFSRSIHSDNHDKHEHFRLIRKINWGHLWIMGKDWIRQPLNMALFVWIAVVSVSGAILFMVMTGMLNHALPSKSQRDAWFEVNNQILNALFTLMCLYQHPMRIYNFVLLCRWNQKDILRLRKEYCKNGTYKPNEWMHMMVVVAFLNLNCFAQYALCGLNIGYRRSERPPLGVAVTISFAFGAALFASVYNIVSPLGKDYDAEPREGDPEAQAEVTSTEGTRPATSGRSLERRYSFLQSEERRFVESRPEWVGGLSDFWDSITIAYLSIFCSCCVFGWNVQRLGFGNMYVHIATFLLFCLAPFFIFNLAAVNINNETLREALGLTGIALCFFGLLYGGFWRIQMRKRFNLPGNPFCCRNPDVTDCFQWLFCCSCSLAQEVRTADYYDIAEERSYRGQVTEESQRVMSPLAREDGLPLFKSTPASPYRGSTAGQSIFIMESPSAPRRSSGATPLGSSPANGDTGMKAPAPSVVHREGEDES